The Osmerus eperlanus chromosome 9, fOsmEpe2.1, whole genome shotgun sequence genomic sequence GGTCCAGTAAAAGGCAGTGAAGGATATCAGCCCACTTACCACCAGTGTCCGTTTCTCCTGCTCGCTCCTCAAATACCGTCTTTGTTCAGCTGTGGTGACCTCATAGGCTACTGCTGTGCGTTAAAAGGACTGATGGGCCCTTGTACTGTAGGCTGCACTTATTTCCATGGAGTACAGACTGTGATCTTCAGtcaacagagagacacaggagtaATGGCACAACAGAGGGATTGTTCTATATTAAGGGTTTTCATATTGTTGGTTGGAATTCGAGAACTGCACTTTCCATGCCACCAATACAGTTTGTCCTTGTTGAATCACAAAGCAGAATTTGGTGAGGGAGAACTGTTGAGTGTCCCCATTCGAGGGAACTTTTTAATCAAAAAAACGTTGGGCTGTTGTTTCAACGATGAAAGCTATTTTAGATAAAAGCTATCCCGTGGGTATGCTTTTTTTCCtcgcctccctcccactccttcAGGAACGAGTGTGCTTCCTGTGCTCGTGCCAACAGATGAAGTCATTTCCTGTTTTGGTGCCCCTAGTCCCTACCATGTTGTATGTTGTATGTTATCACTCCCAGTGGTGCCATGGCCTTCACGGGAGACAGTGGAGACAGAGTAACTGGTCCCTCCACTCTGCTGTACTGGCTCATCTCCCCAACCAAAGAGAATTAACACCAGTGTTTTGGTCTCCTTGATGTTGTGATCTTTACGAAGACTCTAATCTTCATGAAGACTGTTGTGTTTTGGGATTGACCTAAGTTGCTGTTGATAATGAGTCAGACATGACTCAGTGTATTGTGTTCCCCCTTCTATCACacacttgtgtgtatgtgtgggcacaTCATATCTCTTCTTTCGGAGACATCTGGAACACTGCATGCTGGCTCTGAGAGCTGTGGGCCGACAGAGtaatgcagacacacatgcgcacacaacgCATGCGTCTGGAGCCGTTTCagctgtctgtatgtatgttgaGGGGAAGAGATGAACCAGGCAGGAACAGGATACTGCAGAgttctccagccctctccaccaccAGTGTACTAAAAAAAGAAGTCAACCCATACAACGTCCAACATTCAACATAAGTCATGAATGAAATGATGGCtatggacttttattttgaaaggacTGAAGGCCCCATTCAGTTTGTGTTGGTAGGAAGATGACTGAAGCCTCCTCTCTCGTCTGTCCCCAGGAAGCCAGCAGACCTGCAGAATCTGGCCCCGGGCACACACCCTCCTTTCATCACCTACAATGGGGAGGTCAAGACGGACGTCAACAAGATCGAGGAGTTTCTCGAGGACATCCTCAGCCCGCCTAAGTGAGCACCCCGCCCATATAAGGACACGCCTCACTGCCCGCCTCAACCTCCCCTTAAGCACTGTGAGTCTGTTTGTGTGGATGtatcattagtgtgtgtgtgtgtgtgtgtgtgtgtgtgtgtgtgtgtgtgtaggttcacCAAGCTTGGAGCCAGGCACCCGGAGTCTAACACTGCTGGGATGGACATCTTTGCCAAGTTTTCAGCCTTCATCAAGAACTCTAAGCCAGATGCCAACGAGGGTGAGCTTCTTCTCCAGTCAAGCATACTAACGtactgacgacacacacacacgtgtgcagtgTACACACAGGTTTGTTGTTATGGAGGACCAATACCTTTTGTGTCAAGCGTTCTGCTGTTGCTAGGTGACAACGGGAGCCTAGGTGGTAGCCCTGAGGCAATTGGTGGGTTGGcttgacacagaaacacagggcTGTTGTTCTCCTGGGTGGCCTCTGTCTGTCACCAGGCCCATTCCTACtatcctccccctgcctctctgtctccctgcctctctggctCCCTGCCTCTGAAACCCTGCCTCTATCCCCATGTCACCTGCCTGGGCTTTCTAGTAAACAAACTCCCTGAAACCAGAAGATAATGTTGGAATAGAGAAAAGAGTAGCTGGATGGAAGCCCAAAGTCTGATGCCCGTCCCCTAAAGGGATGGGTTTAACAACCCTCATAATGCCTTTCACAGGATAAACAGTCATATCCCATCTTGCAGATAAGATGAGGCAGGGCAGATATGTAAAGCGTCCTCGGTTGATACACCCTACACACAACAGCAAATCACCAACCTGGCTAGAAGTAGTAAGCCTCACATTATAGTGATCTCTGTATGGCATGTCGATTGTGTTAAACTAGAACTGCAAATTGGTATTGAGGTGTATGAAGTGTCTGTGGGTGTTTCGGTTTTATGGCTCCTCTGCTCCCTGGTGAAATATTGACCCAGTGTGACAGTATTGTCACTGAATACCTCATGGGTCTGTGTCAATATACTTCTCTACGAGTCTCATGACAGAATGATAAGCCTGCCTGAACATAGAGTACCATTCTGATGGCTTTGTTGGGTGTCCATATATCCTCATAACAAAGTATGTCTTTAAAAGTCCTAGGAATGAGTAACAAAATGTGTCTGAAATGTGGGTTGGCAAAGTTGTCTCTAGATCTTTTTTACGTTTGGTCACAGAATGAAACGCTTCCCTCGTGTGGCACGCAGCAGTACAGCTGGTTGAAGGGGTTTTATTACGAGGTCCCGCCTTTTATTCTGTGCCTCGCTGCGTTTGGTCTCATCTCAAATGTGCTTCACACAAGCACTCCTAAAAAAGGAAGTTTGTAAACCCGCAGTGGCACTTCACAAAAGCTTTTTTTAAAGTTAAGGAAATTGCACATTAAGATGCATATTGTCTACAGTCAATTTAGTGGATATTTCTGAACACCCTCTcctatgttgtgtgtgtaggtttggaGCGAGGCCTGTTGAAGACTCTCCAGAAGCTCGACGAGTACCTGCGCTCCCCGCTGCCTGACGAGATCGACCACAACAGCATCGAGGACATCAAGGTGTCTTCCCGCAAGTTCCTGGACGGGGAGGAGATGACGTTGGCGGACTGCAACCTGCTGCCCAAGCTGCACATCGTCAAGGTCAGCAACAACTGCCATTTCAACAAAACGCACCCTTTCTAAACGGAGGCGGAGCTAGACTCTCACCACAGAGGGGGTGGAGCATTCTCGATAGGCCCTTCTGATAAGGTCAATTATAAAATTCAATATTGTAAACTgcacataggcctacacatgGTCACATCAGGTTTACATCAGTAAACAACGCTTTGATTCATTAACATGTAGATACAATTCACTGCATCTTTACAGAAAATaaagtatccactttatattgtcttgCTTTAGAAGACAAAAGAGAGTCAGTTGTCTAGCCAACAAGTTAGCTGAGTGACAAGGATGCGATTCTTACCTACCTTATTCGGTCCCGTTTCTTTAGTGTGAATCTAACTTGTTTTTTCTGACCTGTCACCAATGAGGCACAATTTccccttttttgggggggcttaCTATGAGATTTGTTTCTAAATGAATGTGTTGATGTACATTAGTCAATAGTTGACTAATGACTAatgtcactgtctctcctctgtctccaggtggTGGCCAAGAAGTACAGAGGCTTCGACATCCCCAAGGACATGACGGCCATCTGGAAGTACCTGAACAATGCCTACACGCGCGAGGAGTTCACCAACACCTGCCCCAGCGACAAGGAGATTGAGATCGCCTACGCAGATGTGGCAAAGAGGCTGGTCAAATAAGTCCCTATCTCACTgctaccccgccccccccccccccccccccctcctgaccccctaccccctcctcccacacagaACCAGGACTGGTCCATTCAGACACGACACGAGAAAGAAAACTATGgactcctttccttctcttcatGTAGagcaaaagcttttttttttctctcccggTTTTTATGAAGATTTATGAAGAAGCAACTTAATGAAGGTCGCTGATGATCCATTTGTTAACTGCTTTTTTTCTTGGTGTGTTTATGGCGATGCGTCAGGGAAGCACTCGCCTGGTGAGCCACTGACACGGCCGCCAGACACCAGAGTACTTATCAGTGTTGTGAGTGGCCGTTAACAGACTCCTAATTAAGTGACCTTCAATTTGACCTGTTTGGATACATATTTATGGCCACAAGCTGTTTTGTAGTTTGTTTTTTGTCTGTTTAATATTGTCTCACTTGTTCTAGGCTTGCTACGAAGGTTCTTCTTTTCCCTTGGCAGAAGAAGTGGCTCATACAGTGTTGAAAGCTTCAGTGTTCTTGGCTATCATCTCTGAAAAAAGGTTAATTCAAGTAGAAGTGTAGGCCAAACCCCGAGAGGCAGACATTTGGCAAGGTAATGTTATACTTTCCTGTTGCTTTGCTCTAGAAAATCGGAATAACAAAGATGGAAGGCAGGGGATTGTTGAAGCCCTAAATCCGAAATCCTGTCTATGATGAAACATCGTAGCAAACATGCGCCAGCTCAACTGAGTGAGCTTTAAGAACCAGACTTGATGCATGTTTTCAACTCAGGAAATGCAATGCAACCTGAGAGCCGTTCAATATTGGAGTATATGTAGCTAAGAAAACCATTTAAACTGATATGGAAGGTCCTGTTTTCCTACATTACCTCTCATACTGTTTCCTCATAGACACTGATGCGATTGAAAAGTCTCCACATTACCAGAAAAGATTCTGGTAGACTTTTCTTTCTCCCATAAAGCATAAATAAAGGTCGTCTTAGCTTAGCTCACCTTGTTCTGGTAGCAGTGTTAGCTTCTATTACGCCGCACTGACCAAAAAGGGCACATTATTCTGGTTTCACTGTGGATAGGATGACTTTTCCTGCTATTTAAGAATGGAGTCATAACCACAAACCTTCTTTCTGCCGTAGCAGACGGAAAGACACCGATGTGCATCAAGAAAGGTGAAACTAAAGATATTTATgagaaaacaaaataaagtGGAGATATCAAATAGAATTTCGATTTCTTTCAGTATGTGGAAAGATTTCAACGGTAGCAAATATACACTTATCGTAGTTCCAAAAGTGCTTTAGCGGGGGTTAAGCAAAAAGCATGCATGTTTTGCCCCAGATAGGCCATCTTTTTCCAACATTtgttttgaaacaaatttgataAAAAGGAATTGTAAATATTTTGTTTTGATTGTTCAAAGTTCAACGTGTAAATTTTATACATCCATTGGTTTGATTTGATGGGGAAGACGGGCCTTTTCTAACCTGCTCGGGGTTTCATTCTTGAAGAGCATCTCTGGCCTTGACTAGTTTTCTCTTTGCTCAGATGGTTTTCAAATATTAGCATATCTATGTCAATATACAACAAAATAATAAAGATCCTGGCTGTGTcatgtttttatatatataatattgacAGCTGAAATAAAGCTCCTCCGGGCACTCTGACTCTCTGAATTCTTGTGATACATATGTCTTCACGTCAGATCGTTTTGTAATTGATGGGGAACAGAAAAGGGGTTTGTTTGCAGTGTGACAACG encodes the following:
- the clic4 gene encoding chloride intracellular channel protein 4, with product MSLSVPNGVKSDDEPVIELFVKAGSDGESIGNCPFSQRLFMILWLKGVVFNVTTVDLKRKPADLQNLAPGTHPPFITYNGEVKTDVNKIEEFLEDILSPPKFTKLGARHPESNTAGMDIFAKFSAFIKNSKPDANEGLERGLLKTLQKLDEYLRSPLPDEIDHNSIEDIKVSSRKFLDGEEMTLADCNLLPKLHIVKVVAKKYRGFDIPKDMTAIWKYLNNAYTREEFTNTCPSDKEIEIAYADVAKRLVK